tcgtactaagaattatatttaaaagctattaataaaagatttcttagtttctttaatcgtttttaaacgccttataacgggcttaataagctcgtagttcttttttattacgggttataactaattatccgaattttaaaaataaaataagtactataaagggGTTAAAGAATACGTCGGAATTTAGAGCGTTTAGATTAACGTATTTCTAAACCCCAatgcccttatttataatacgaagtacgttaaactatttaatttaattattataattagttagtttagcttaagctaaaataaatataaataagttagttattttaaaaagattataaaaattatattaataagtacgttatcgtagtataaggtcttaattaagagctaggcttataattattataaattatagtacgtaataataggtatacggagtataataaaagtagcttaattattaaaataaaaataaataaaaggaaaaggtctatatatacgatatctaaaatagatacgtgatttagtacgtaacgggcactttatgaggtgcgattactatccctgttacgtAACAAGAACAAACATAAATCGTCGAACCCGAAGTCGTGGAAGCCGTCATCTTCAAAGGGGCGGTTCAGGtatcttaatattaagggaGAAGAATGCTTATGAAGAGATGACCATGAAATGCATCCGCCAATATCAAACATGCGCGATGAACTATTTTGATCCTCTGGAGTAGGTATGCTACATGGACTGCTAGTGACGTAGTGTGGACTACCTTACTTGTGGCGCATCACGGCTCCCACCTCCTTAACACGTCATGTTTAGGGAGGTGGGCGTCGCGAAGTGGGATGTCGAAACGATTGACTAATACATAGTCGACCAAGAAATGCATGAGGACTTTCACATTCAAGAAAAGAATGCCGACTCCCATCAACAAGTCTTGAGGATGGTGGACGTCCTCTCTCGTGTTTTCTGATCGACACACGGTCAAGAGCTCAGCGGAAAGTTACCTTCAACCCGCTGGGCCCGCTCAGACATGCAACCCCCAACAGACGAACCGTCCCAAACTGCATGTACACATTCACTCCGATCGTCAGACCTAACAAACTCAAGCACATTAGATGAATTCGGAGAAAACCTTGATCATAGATATGATGCACCACGGAAAAAAACAGGATCATTTACCTCCCTAAAGTCGAGACTTCCTTCCCCAGATCGTTCTAGAGCCAGTGCCACCAACAAACCAGGAAATTAAGAGGGCCGTGAGAGAAAGGGTCGCCTAGGAGGCTAAGTCTGCTAAGCTTGCTAAGTGAGCGACCTGAGACACGGTAGAAGTGATCAGCTTTGGCTGGTCGCAACCTTCTTTTTAGACTTAATTTGGGTTAGTTGGGTCTGCAATTTTGTAATGAGTCGGGAATGCGACCGGCCACGTTCTTGGTGGGATAAGGTAAGCTTAAATGAATTTCCGCAAGAGAGTTTCTGCTCTGCAATTGTGATGACTTATGCACTCAGAAACCTTCTTTACCTATTACAGATTACCAATGAACATTGGCTGGCCTGATGCCGTGAAGATGATTCCCCTGTCTCCTCCAGCTTCAATCCACATCAGTTCCTCATCTGACCTCAATGGAACTGAAGCATCCCAATAAGGGTCCCGCCAAAGACGCTTCTCTATTTTCCCATCGGCAAACCAAAATAGCCTTGACAAGAATAATTGTAGTCCAGCCACAAAACTTCTGTCTCCTCAAAACTCAAGGTCAGTCTAACTCGACTGGATAGTAAGGCCAGACCCCGCTATGACACTTCAACTCTTGGCAGGCGACCTAAACCCAAATCAACCATCGTCAGCGTCTCTGTTTTGCCAAAACTGGCCTGCCTGAGCAAAGCCAAGTAGTTTCGCCGTTCCAACGTAGGACACCAGCTCTGGGGCACTCGCTCGTGATTTTGCTTATGGTAGAACCGTCACTCTTACAGTCTACCCCGAAGTAGTAAGCGGGGAACGGGGGATGAGGTGGTGCTCGACCGACGACCGTCCCATGTCGACCACGGCCTGATGTCTGTGTGTGCCCGTCGACGGCGGCAGCGCTGTGGGTTTTTGTGAGCGGCCAATCAGGTTAATGTTCTGTTTTAGAGTTCTAAAGGTAGTTCAGGTCTGTCGACGCGAGGATATCGTGATTATCTAGGTGTTAAGTAGGTCCAAGTTGTATATGAAGCGTTCAAACATCCCATGTAGTGGCTGATCACACTCTCATCCTACCTACTCTGGCAACTCTGAGCAGGAGCTCCATTTCTTTTCAGACCATTTTTTTCTAATTCGTCATCCATTAGGACCAAGTCATTCGTTATTTCCTAGTATCATCTACACTCATTCACAATGCAACTCCCACCGAGAGCAGTGTCCCTCACGGCACTTCTCCTCCCCCTCTTCGTATCAGCACAAGACGCAGACAATACCCTCAACGTCTATTAAATGCCCGCCGAAGAGACCGCGCCCTCGGGCCAAGTCCACATGGGTTGCTACCAAGAACGCACCCGCGGCACCGCCCTCATTGCAACAGACCAGGCCGGCACCACTGACGTCTCCACCTCGCAGGGCACCCGCTCCGACAAGATGAGCCCGTCGACCTGCGCCACGTACTGCTCCCAGTTCAAGTCCAAAATGTACGGCCTCTCCCGCGGCACCGACTGCATCTGTGGCAACGCCCTGCGCGCAAACACCCAGGTGGCCCCGCTGAGCCAGTGCAACACCGCTTGCCGCGGTGACGACGGCGCTTTCTGCGGCGGCGTCAACTACGTCAACGTCTACGGCCCGGAGACGATGATGACGGCCGCGGCGTCCCCATCCAAGGCCCAGCACATTGGGTGCCAGCGCATGCCCGCGCGCGGCGACCCCTTGGTCGAGTACCCCAAGCTTCGCTCTGCGCAAATGACGGTGCAAATGTGCCAGGACCACTGCGGGCTGTACCAAAGCAAGTACTTTGGTCTCGGCGGCGCCGGGCGGGATTGTTTCTGCGGCGACGTGCCGAGCGATCGCGGCAACAGTGGAAGCAGCTTTTGTAAGACGGCGTGCGCGGGCGACAAGGGCGCATTCTGCGGCGGTGGGACGGGGGCGGCCGGGTATTACAACTTGTACCAGCTTGACTTTTCCCAGTTCCAGAGCATCGGACAATGGAGCGCCCTGGTCAAGTTCCCGGTGGTACCGGTTGCCGTGGCTTTGTTGCCTAAGACCGGGGAGTTGCTGGCGTGGTCTTCTGGTTGGAGGTTAGTTTTATGTTTTCCTTTCCGTAACTGCCGAAAGTTTGATTTGTTGATCAAGGTGGACGAACTAACGACGACCAGAAACCGCTGGACCTTCCCCGGCAACGGAAAAACGTATACGTCGATTTACAACCCGTCCAGCAAGGAAGTCACTGAGGCCCTAGTCGAAAACACCCAGCATGATATGTTTTGCCCGGGTATCTCCATGGACGCTGATGGCCACATCATTGTTAGCGGAGGCTCCACTGCCGCCAAGACGAGTATCTTTGATGAAGAAACTAATTCTTGGGCTGCCACTGGCGACCTGAAGATCCCTCGTGGATACCAGTCGAGCACGCTTACTTCTGACAACAAGGTCTTCACCATCGGTGGCTCGTTCCGTGGTGGTGCTCAAGGGAAGCACGGTGAAATCTACGACACTGTAAGCAAGGAGTGGAAGAAGCTCGATGGGTGCTCGGTGACGCCCATGTTGACCCAAGATACCCGTGGCTCTTTCCGGGCCGATAGCCACGCGTGGCTTCACGCGTGGAAGGATGGATATGTGTTCCAGGCCGGCCCTAGCAAGGCGATGAACTGGTACTCCACGCGGGACTCGGGAAGCGTCAAGGGTGCTGGAAACCGAGGAAGTGACAGCGATGCCATGTGCGGTGTCAATGTCATGTACGAGTAAGTGTTGTCCATCCCCCCATCGCCAAGTCTGGTCGCTGACAAAAACTCTCAGCGCTGTTGCCGGAAAGATTCTCACCGTAGGAGGTGCTCCTCGCTACGACGGCGTTGCGTCAACCGCCAACGCCCATGTCCTTACCATTGGTGAGGCTGGCGGTGCTGTAGAGATTGAGAAGCTTGAGAACGCCAAGTACAACCGCGGATTTGCCAATGGTGTCGTCCTTCCCGATGGCAAGGTCTTCATTGTTGGTGGTCAGAGCCGTACTGTACTCTTCTCGGACGCCAACCCGCAACTTTTCCCCGAAATGTGGGATCCTGCTACCAAGAAGTTCACTACGGTCAGTTCATTGCGAAAGCTTGCAAGGCTACAGTGCTGACTTCCTCCTAGCTCAAGTCACACACCACCCCCCGTAACTACCACTCGGTAGCCCTTCTTATGCCTGACGCGACCATCTTCTCTGGCGGCGGTGGTCTTTGCAACGGATGTACCGCCAACCACTTTGACGGACAGTTCTTCTCGCCGCCCTATCTCTTTGAAGCTGTAAGAAACGTTGACCTGCACGGTGAACCACAATGCTAACTTGGCTCCAGGACGGGCAAACTCTTGCCAGGCGCCCCGTCGTTTCCGGCCTCTCAATCTCCGAGTGCAAGGCCGGCGACAGCTTCACCATTACTATGGATGAGGCGGCGAACTACACCTTCTCGATGATTAGGATGGGCACTTCGACACACGCGGTCAACACCGACCAAAGACGTTGCCCTCTGGAGGCTCAGGCCAACGATAATCAGTACACGGTGACTGTTCCCGGAGACGCCGGTATCGCACTCCCTGGCTACTGGATGTTGTTTGCTGTCAACGAAGCTGGCGTTCCTAGCGTTGCTAAGACTTTCAGAGTCGCAGTGTGAAAAGGGTGAACAACCGCTCGATTTCTGCAATGGGAGTTAGGAGTACGATGCTTGACCGTATAGCGTCCATACGTTTGAACATATTACTACTTACCTTAATATCTATAATGATAATTGA
This is a stretch of genomic DNA from Colletotrichum lupini chromosome 10, complete sequence. It encodes these proteins:
- a CDS encoding galactose oxidase, whose protein sequence is MPAEETAPSGQVHMGCYQERTRGTALIATDQAGTTDVSTSQGTRSDKMSPSTCATYCSQFKSKMYGLSRGTDCICGNALRANTQVAPLSQCNTACRGDDGAFCGGVNYVNVYGPETMMTAAASPSKAQHIGCQRMPARGDPLVEYPKLRSAQMTVQMCQDHCGLYQSKYFGLGGAGRDCFCGDVPSDRGNSGSSFCKTACAGDKGAFCGGGTGAAGYYNLYQLDFSQFQSIGQWSALVKFPVVPVAVALLPKTGELLAWSSGWRLVLCFPFRNCRKFDLLIKVDELTTTRNRWTFPGNGKTYTSIYNPSSKEVTEALVENTQHDMFCPGISMDADGHIIVSGGSTAAKTSIFDEETNSWAATGDLKIPRGYQSSTLTSDNKVFTIGGSFRGGAQGKHGEIYDTVSKEWKKLDGCSVTPMLTQDTRGSFRADSHAWLHAWKDGYVFQAGPSKAMNWYSTRDSGSVKGAGNRGSDSDAMCGVNVIAVAGKILTVGGAPRYDGVASTANAHVLTIGEAGGAVEIEKLENAKYNRGFANGVVLPDGKVFIVGGQSRTVLFSDANPQLFPEMWDPATKKFTTLKSHTTPRNYHSVALLMPDATIFSGGGGLCNGCTANHFDGQFFSPPYLFEADGQTLARRPVVSGLSISECKAGDSFTITMDEAANYTFSMIRMGTSTHAVNTDQRRCPLEAQANDNQYTVTVPGDAGIALPGYWMLFAVNEAGVPSVAKTFRVAV